CGTGCGCGACGCCGGCGTGTTCTCCGAAGTCTTCCCCTACGACATCGGCGACGAGTTCGTGCGCAACTACGGCGCCGCCGGTGTGATCCTGTCCGGCAGCCACAACTCGACGCTGGAAGGCGACTCCCCGCGCGCCCCGCAAGCCGTGTTCGAACTCGGCGTGCCGGTGCTCGGCATCTGCTACGGCATGCAGACCATGGCGGCCCAGCTCGGCGGCAAGGTCGAGAACGGCAAGGTGCGCGAATTCGGCTATGCCGAAGTGCGCGCGCGCGGCCACACCAAGCTGCTGAACGGCATCAACGACTTCGTCACCGATGAAGGCCACGGCATGCTGAAGGTCTGGATGAGCCACGGCGACAAGGTGCTGGACATGCCGGCCGGCTTCAAGCTGATGGGCTCGACCGACAGCTGCCCGATCGCTGCCATGGCCGACGAGGAGCGCCGCTTCTACGCGCTGCAATTCCACCCGGAAGTGACCCACACGACCCAGGGCGAAGCCATCATCGGCCGCTTCGTGCACGAGATCTGCGGCTGCAAGAGCGACTGGAATATGCCGGACTACATCAGCGAAGCGGTCGAGAAGATCCGCGCGCAGGTCGGCAGCGATGAAGTCATCCTGGGCTTGTCCGGCGGCGTCGACTCCAGCGTGGCCGCGGCCCTGATCCACCGCGCCATCGGCGACCAGCTGACCTGCGTGTTCGTCGACCACGGCCTGCTGCGCAAGGACGAGGGCAAGATGGTGATGGACATGTTCTCGAAGAACCTGGGCGTCAAGGTGCTGCGCATCGACGCGTCCGACCAGTTCATGGGCCACCTGGCCGGCGTCAGCGACCCGGAGCAGAAGCGCAAGATCATCGGCCGCGAATTCGTCGAGGTGTTCCAGGCCGAGTCCGCCAAGTTGACGTCGGCGCGCTGGCTCGCCCAAGGGACGATCTATCCGGACGTGATCGAATCGGCGGGGAAGGGCAAGAAGGGCCAGACCATCAAGAGCCACCACAACGTGGGCGGCTTGCCGGACACGCTGAACCTGCAATTGCTGGAGCCGCTGCGCGAACTGTTCAAGGACGAGGTGCGCAAACTCGGCGTGGCGCTGGGCCTGCCGCACGACATGGTGTACCGCCATCCGTTCCCAGGGCCGGGGCTGGGCGTGCGCATCCTGGGCGAGGTGAAACGCGAGTATGCGGACTTGCTGCGCGAGGCGGATGCGATCTTCATCGAGGAATTG
The genomic region above belongs to Massilia forsythiae and contains:
- the guaA gene encoding glutamine-hydrolyzing GMP synthase, encoding MHSKILILDFGSQVTQLIARRVRDAGVFSEVFPYDIGDEFVRNYGAAGVILSGSHNSTLEGDSPRAPQAVFELGVPVLGICYGMQTMAAQLGGKVENGKVREFGYAEVRARGHTKLLNGINDFVTDEGHGMLKVWMSHGDKVLDMPAGFKLMGSTDSCPIAAMADEERRFYALQFHPEVTHTTQGEAIIGRFVHEICGCKSDWNMPDYISEAVEKIRAQVGSDEVILGLSGGVDSSVAAALIHRAIGDQLTCVFVDHGLLRKDEGKMVMDMFSKNLGVKVLRIDASDQFMGHLAGVSDPEQKRKIIGREFVEVFQAESAKLTSARWLAQGTIYPDVIESAGKGKKGQTIKSHHNVGGLPDTLNLQLLEPLRELFKDEVRKLGVALGLPHDMVYRHPFPGPGLGVRILGEVKREYADLLREADAIFIEELRKAPFETLHVPGIDAGKAPVNWYEATSQAFAVFLPVKSVGVMGDGRTYDYVVALRAVQTLDFMTAHWAHLPHELLGKVSNRIINEVRGINRVVYDISGKPPATIEWE